The Lolium rigidum isolate FL_2022 chromosome 2, APGP_CSIRO_Lrig_0.1, whole genome shotgun sequence genomic interval tctcaatcatgtagggcagctcatgagatcattgtattgaagtacatggagagagattaaccacatagctaccggtacagccccgagcctcgatgaagaactactccctcctcatgggagcagcagcggtgatgaagatggcggtggagatggcagcggtgtcgatggagaagccttccggggtcacttccccgctccggcagggtgccggaacagagatcctgtcccccagatcttggcttcgcgatggcggcggctctggcaggtttctgtgggtttcgtcaattggtactgcgtttttaggtcgaaaggggttatataggcgaagaggcggcgcaggagggctgacagggcggcctcaccctaggccggcgcggccagaccctggcccgcgcggccctatggtgtggggcccccctggctctcctccgactctccttcggtgttctggagccttccgggaaaaataggaggtttggcgttgatttcgtccaattccgagaatattgcccgaacagcctttctggaaccaaaaacagcagaaaacagcaactggcctttcggcatctcgtcaataggttagttccggaaaatgcacgaatatgacataaagtgtgcatataacatgtagataacatcaataatgtggcatggaacacaagaaattatcgatacgttggagacgtatcaccgacttaaagagaagagattgggaaccgaaagtgggagacatggtctatctgaaggttagcccaatgaaatgacttaagaggttcggagtgaaaggaaagttaagccctcgatatattggaccatttaagataatcagtcagaatcgaggaacagcttttgagttggagttaccggcacaactaagtcaagttcataatgtatttcatgtatcacaactcagaaagtgtttgaaggcaccggatgatcctatcacatatgaagaaatagaattgcagtctgacctaacttatgtggaaagaccgGAAAAGATTTTGGAGGTAcagtggaagaagttaaggaaCAGGGCAATCAAATATTGTAAGGTGCAATGGCAACAccatcctgagcgagaagcaacttgggagacggaagaagaattaaggaagtcttaccccgagatgttcaggtaccaatcttaacttcgggacgaagtttctgttaagggggagaggctgtaataacccagaacataggaacaacgaatggtagatttagaaatgggatgtgcatttcatcgcaaaacggggaaattttcgcgccttattgcaactaaacctaagagggatcgaggttctctctcattttgcatttagggttaggcaatgtgagttagggaaatttcgacatgatctcttttgtatcttgttgatttggggaattgatttcatttgacaagtatcaatacatctattatatactaaaagcaaaataagtggTTTTTAGAAGACACCagattaatccacatatgctaaatAAATGTAAACCGATGATTCTAAATCTAGCGTCTGAGATTAAAAGATAAAGAATGTTACGTACAACAATATATAGGTACAAGAGACAACCTATGTCACGTAACCCATATGGCTACAGAAGCCTACGTTGGAAAAAAAGGCCAGGCACGTCAAACCTTACGAGAGTACAGGATGGTTAACGCCtaaactctttttttttctttttaaaatacCGATTGATCTAAAGTATCAGGATATTTCATGTGTAACTTACAACCGCATCCAGTATCGTTGCGTATAGTCCTGGACTCCTAAAAAACATGTCCGTACATGAGATTGGATTGCTAGATTTGTTTTAACAGATGAGATTTAAATAAGGGTGGGGCATGACACGGCTGTTCAAATATTTGTAGTAATGCAGGTATAATCCGTATCTAACAGGGCAGACGAATTCTTTCTTGATCGAAATAGTTCACTTTGATTGTAGACGGGCATGTTTGACGAAAGTAGGTACACTAGAACACCATAGAAAAGACATAATGTTTCTAATATCGATCAGTCGTGCACTATAGATTAGAGCAATACTAGCTTAAATTCTTTTTTGATCGGCGGGAAAAAATACCAATAGTTAACACTATTTCCGGTTTATTCAGAGATTACAAGAACACTAGCCAAAATACCGTATTTATCAAACTAATTTACATGTTAGtccaaaattcataaaaaataaatGAGACTAAATTATGTAAATACCAGAAAAAATTGTACATTTATATTTTACTCGGTAGTCTCATGCCGGCTGCTGCTAGACGTTTTTCCTCAACGGAGAAAACTACCGACATGCAACAGTAATTGGGATTTTCGGAAATTCCGAAAATTCTACCCAAAATCTGTCAAACCAATCTACAAATTCATCCAAAATTCCTCAAAAAACAAATTTTGAGGAAAAATATGTAAATACCAATTAATTTCGCCTTAATATTTTTCTCAGTTCATTAATCAGAAAAACCAGTTTTTGACGAGATACCGCAAATACCGGTTAAGAAAAAGAACCATGTCGGCTGCTCGCGGTATGTGCTGCAGGCTATCCATAAGACCTGTTCGAGAAGGCTCACGTGTAGTTAATGATATGATAATTTTACCCCAATTCGTAAAGTAAAATTTACCCACAAATTAAAGAATAAAAGGACGTTATTAAGTATATAGGATAATATTACGGCAACAATGGAATCAATTTAGGGGGGTGTTGTTTAATTTTGATGTGTACCTGCACCACTGGAGAGGAATCGAGCCAACTTTATTTTATGGTCGCCGACGCTGGGAGAGAATTTTAGTGTAGAGTTGCGCCTCAcatcattgattttttttttaaatctacgAATGCTTTTGTCTCCCATAAAATCTACTAAACCCCAAACTGGTGCTTAACGATGACATGGTTACCAGAGGTTCTCGGCGAATTCACTTTTTAGTTAGTGCGAAAACTAGAGATGATGATTGACTTACTCGGTCAGTTGTGATCATGTAACTCATTTGgcatcagaaattcaattcggctccataAGCATATGCTTCTATGAGCAAAAACACCATTCCCAGATTATAAACTCCATACACAATATGTATCACTAGGTAATTTAAAATCATAATAATTTGGGACAACTGAGACCGATTGTTTCCTTTTTTTCCGAAAAAGGAGCTGAAGAGACCGATTGTTTCCTAAGTAGTTATGGCCATTTTTTAGGTGTCgtgaaaagaaaaggagaatgGATTGTGGACGGATCCATTCACAACTATACTGAAAGAGAAGGAGCAAACTTCCCTCTTTCTTTTTTTACATAAAACTATCGAAAAGCCTGTACATTGCTTCTGGAGTTATGTGCCACTGTAACTTAGGAAATTGTGAATATGAATCGGTTTTCTATACATGAATAGACTTTACAAAGGAATAAAGCCCCAATATTCCTTAGACCTCAGGGCTCCTCATGTAAAAAAACTACTTTAGGTTTCCTTTAATATCTGTCATCAAATGAGATCTGCGTTCATGTATTTCTATCCAAACTGCTGATGGAAGCCCGATGCAAACCAAATTCAACACTATTCGTATAGGAGAATGCAAGATACGGAAGTCTAAAATAGGGCCACAACATTAATTCAAATAGGATAAAAATAAATATACCGTTGATTTTAATGGTGGATCGACAAACATGGAATACACAATAACAGAGCACACACTACAATAGGAGAAAAGAGGTTATTAACATGAATTTATATAAATGAGAGAAAATATGCATTAATTACTACAGACAATAAATCATGTGAGGCTATAACAGTCTCTACACACTAagcatgatgccctcgcatttgcgagggcctacGTGCTAGCaaacattaagttgcaaagcaacagcataattgcattaagtatggtgcgtaatgtaactagtgactacatccttgaacatagcactaatgttttatccctagtggcaacaagacaacacaacctttagaactttctcacatcgtcccaggtgtcaatgcaggcatggaacctcaactatcgagcataagtactcctcttggagttaaaaagcATCTACTGGccaagagcatctactagtaatcggagagcatgcaagatcataaacaaacacataagctattaactttgataatcaacataaacaaGCATTCTATCTATtcgtcggatcccaacaaacgcaacatatagacttACAGGTAGATGATCATGATCGTGATAGGCAGCTCATGCAAGATGCCACAATGATGGTAGAATGGAGgaggagacaaccatctagctactgccatgTACCCATTAGTCCTGTGTGGGCAGACTAACCATCTCATCACTCCTGTGAGGCGACTCATGGCGTACagaagtcctcccgggagatgattccctcccagggtgccggaggcgatctccaggatcccccgaggatGGGACCATGCTACGGCGTCTGGGCACTGGCctttcccgtatcgtggctctcagcacTGGGGTGCTTCCGGCCACGGAGGCCATTTGTAGGGCAGAAGGGCAAGCCCAAGTGGGCGCACTGGGGGCTATTACTTACAATGCATGGCCTGCAAGTAGCCACCCAGGGTTTGGCTTCTCCGTGGCTCTCTCTTTCGCCTCTCCTTCGCCTGGAAGCTGCGCGAGAAAATAGGccttctcgggcttttatttcggcccaactccgagaatatttccttactaggatttctgaaaccaaaaNNNNNNNNNNNNNNNNNNNNNNNNNNNNNNNNNNNNNNNNNNNNNNNNNNNNNNNNNNNNNNNNNNNNNNNNNNNNNNNNNNNNNNNNNNNNNNNNNNNNatcactatttctagtctttctatgaactccagaggtgcccgggcatttatgttttgccgatcaaatacaggcaagcgagatatcactctatcatactctcttatgaacattgcaatcctgcttatatacatgattaatgatgcttattattaattgttggtacctcttcatgattgacatagctgttagatgatcttatttgcatgtaccttattatgaactgctcaagtattagccatatcatgagaatatatacatcatatgagcaaatgtgttcgtgaaagttcttttatcgctcggttgttaactgaattgcttgaggacaagcaataagctaagcttgggggagttgatacgtccaaaacgtatctactttcccgaacacttttgctattgttttgcctctaatttgtgtattttggatgcaactaacacggactaacgctgttttcagtgaagctgttacagtgtctcatttttgtgcagaaatccaactttcgggaaaaacctcgggattttgacgagaaggccctattttcccagaatactgacggagccagaaggacaaatcaagtggaggcccgagggccccacaccataaggcggcgcggcctaggggggggcccgcgcggccctatggtgtggccccctcggccggcctccgacgctctccttcggactatttatcggcctcgacctaaaaacgcacggggagaagtcgaagtcgccagaaaccctccagaacgccgccacatcgcgaaactccgtctcgggagccagaagtctccgttctggcactccgccgggacgaggaattggaggagatcatcgccgccatcaccgccaacgcctctccatcaaccagccatgtttcccccatccatgtgtgagtaattcccccgctgtaggccgaaggggatggtagggattggatgagattggtcatgtaatagcataagattgttagggcatagtgcctagtatccgtagaagttacttttatgatattgttgcaacttgttatgcttaatgcttgtcactagggcccgagtgccatgatctcagatctgaacatgttattgattcatgaagatattcgttgtttatgatcttacaccgcaagttgtatacacatgtcgttgtccggaaccaatggccccgaagtgacgaaattgggacaaccggaggggatggtagtgacgtgaggatcacatgtgttcacggagtgttaatgctttgctccggtactctattaaaaggagtacctttatatccagtagtttcccttgaggcccggctgccaccggctggtaggacaaaagatgttgtgcaagtttctcattgcgagcacgtacggctataattggaacacatgcctattgattgattagtacttggataccgttttattattatctgcaaatgccctgctatgattgttacatgagtttctctcatccatgcaacgcccgttatccgtccccgtgcctacagtattttaatcctgctgtttactaaaatcactactgctgtttccgttactctgttgctgttatttcactactgctattgctataaaactgttactactgataaactcttgcgagcaagtctgtttccaggtgcagctgaattgacaactccgctgttaaggctttcaagtgttctttgtctccccttgtgtcgaatcaataaattgggttttacttccctcgaagactgttgcgatcccctatacttgtgggtcatcagagcgctgctcaatagataagtataatttgttaactgttctctgaccaagaacgaagtttgccatcaccaatattgatttcttatgcacctttatttgtgattaccttctacttgtttcaagttgaattatatgaggaagttgtctactagaatgtcttgtgtgaattaatatgatgtttcttgtccgtattttatttatcgactcttcactccataaacatgtggtcttgtttactgagctcagtttcgcttggggacaagcgaagtctaagcttggggggagttgatacgtccaatttgcatcactattttatatcataatttactcgttatccattgatatatttcatatttagggatgatacttatgttatttcatctattttgcatgtttcatgattattggagaatcgcgcaccggagtcgggattctcgtcggaaaaagcaccgtcagaatgtaatatttcggaagatcaacaattgacgggaattatactgaaaatcctatttttccagaagacggaggtagccaaaaggggagccgaggagggccgccatgggccccctcataggccggcgcgggccctgccctggccgcgccgccatgtggggagggggcccacagccccctctggcctcctctccttcgcgtacttcttcgtcccaaaaacctaagccccggaggatagtcgcgaagagtcacagccgcctctgcggggcggaaaacgccagagagaaaagagctctccgacaggctgaaatctgccggggaaattcccttccGGAGggagaaatcgacgccatcgtcaccgtcatcgagctggacatcatctccatcatcatcaccatcatcttcatcatcatcaccgcaatctccaccgctgcacctcgtcaccgctgtaacaattagggttggatcttgattatttgataggggaaactctcccggtattgatttctacttgttattgatgctattgagtgaaaccgttgaaccaaggtttatgtccagattgttattcatcatcagatcacctctgatcatgttccatatgatgtcttctgagtagttcgtttagttcttgaggacatgggtgaagtctaaatgttagtagtgaattatgttggttagtattcaatgttatgatatttaagttgtgatgttattcttctagtggtgtcatgtgaacgtgtcatgtgaacgtcgactacatgatacttcaccatttatgggcctaggggaatacatcttgtattcgtttgctaattgcggggttgccggagtgacagaaacctaaacccccgttggtatatcgatgcgggagggatagcaggatctcagagtttaaggctgtggttagatttatcttaattactttcttgtatttgcggatgcttgcaaggggtataatcacaagtatgtattagtcctaggaagggcggtgcattagcataggttcatccacacaacacttatcaaaacaatgaagattactcagctatatgaagcgaaagcactagactaaatttccgtgtgtcctcaagaacgtttggtcattataagtaaacaaaccggcttgtcctttgtgctaaaaaggattgggccactcgctgcaattatttctctcgcactttacttacttgtactttattcaactgctatattaaaactccctgaatacttgtctgtgagcatttacagtgaatccttcatcaaaactgcttgtcaacaccttctgctcctcgttgggttcgacactcttatttatcgaaagtactacgatacaccccctatacttgtgggtcatcacccccaccaccaccacttggGCCAAGATTAGCGAGATGCGGTGGAAAGGTATCCTCCCAGCCCCACGGCAAGCGGGCAAGGAGGACATGGAGGCCTAGGACGACAACGTCGGTAGCAAGGACGACCTACGTGTGCCGACCACTGCAGAGCAACGTGTGTCCTTCCAGAGTGCATGTCAGCGAGCGTTGGAGGCCTCTGATGATGAGGCCATCGTTGTGATGTCACGTCAAGCAACGGCCGTCGGGCGATTGAAGCCACCCACCTTGGCATCAAAGGGGTAGCGACAAGGGCTAAGGAAGCTCCGGCGGCAAAACTGGAGGCACGGCGGGAGGggcaggggggggggggctagggCCAAACCAGCTACACCAATGCAAGATATGCCCCAATGTAGTTTAGTTTAGTCCAATTATATTTATAATTTTATGAAAACATATAGACACCAAAAAACTAATGAAAAAAAAAGTTTGTTTCACTGACTTAGAGCCATCGAAGGATGCACACTCGCAAACCAACCCTAAATTTAGACAAGAAATACGTGAGAACGGGCATGTCAGTGGGGTGCGATTTGTTTGAGGGGCACTGTTGGGCCTTGCTTTCTTTCCTCGTGGATAGGAACGGACACGAAATGTTCGTTTACGGCTTGTTGCAGATGGCCTTAACCTGTCTTCTACAAAAAAATATAGCTTTTATCTTTTTGATATTGAtgtgaagaagaaagaaaggaaagagaagaaaatcatGACGTCATGTTGAAATAAAAAGGGAAAGCAATCAGGCGAGAGAGATCGGGGATTCGCCCCGACAAGCAAATCCGGAGGAAAGCATTTCCCCGGCCCCACCGCACGCGCGCGGGCCCCGCTGGTCCgcccttcttcttctacctccacTTCTACGAGCTAGCCCGCCGCGACCACACCGAGAAGCTTATTAGAGAACGCCGGCCATTGTTTATCGATCACCGTCGCCTTCTTACCTCTTACTAGAAGCTACAATACCATACGCTAAACGCAGAAGGGGTgaagcgcgcgccgccgccgttacTCGTACgtacagaaggaggaggaggatgggagcggcggcaggaggagaaggggaggcgGTGAGGGTGCTGGTGGTGGACGACTCCCCCGTCGACCGGAGGGTCGTGGAGCTGCTCCTCAGGAATCACGCCGCCGGATTCCACGGTCAGCTTACCTATACTATACAGTGATATTTCGTTGCTTTGGTAATTGGTGGGAAACGAGTTGTGACATGATTGCCGTTCATTCAGTTACCACGGTGGACAGCGGCAAGAAGGCGATGGAGCTCCTGGGGCTGAATAATGCGCAAGGGAAGCGGAGGAGCATCGACATGGTGCTCACTGACTACTGCATGCCGGAGATGACCGGCTACGACCTTCTCCAAGCTATCAAGGTATGCATGCGATCCTCTCCTCTGTTCTGCTATGAGACGACTGACGTCTGACGAATCTTTGAACACGGTCAGGCGCTGGGCTCTGCCAACCCGATTCCGGTGGTCGTCATGTCGTCGGAGAACGAGCCCCAGAGGATCAGCAGGTTGACACCCCTCGACCTTTCTTTCTTTTCATTTGGCCCACGTAGTATCATTTCGTTTTGCTCAAAGAAAAAAGAAGATGCCGCCATGAAAGCTGCTTTCGCTCTCTGCCTATGTACTCCTATACTCTTCATGTTTCAAGGCTTTTATTCAAGCCCAACTTTTTCAGAAGAAGAAAACAACACAATTTTACGCATTAGCACACTAACTACTAATCAAACCCGCCTATGTGACAAACAGATGCTTAACGGCGGGCGCCGAAGATTACATCGTGAAGCCTTTGAGAAAGAAGGACGTGCAGCGCCTGCGGAACTGCTCCGCCGCAAGGCCGGCCACCAAGGACGCCGTGGCCGCCGATGACAGACGACGGAGCTGGGTCAACGCTCCAGCCCCACCGCCGCGTCTGGACACGGCCACCAAGAAGGCCACCTCGGAGCAGAGGCCAGGCCAGCTGGCAGGACTAGCCATGGCTTCCACCGTCGACCTGTCGCAGTACCTGCAGTTCCTCTTCAAGTTCATCCTGCTCGCCTACGCGGTGCTCTGCCTCACGGAGCTCCTCCACAGATGGTCTAACGGCGGCTTCCTCTCCCAGCTCCCGTGATCGATCGATTCTTCGTGGAAATCGACAGAGTGTGTAGACCAATGTGTTGCAAGCTTACTTTTCTTTCTAGGCATGGCTCAAGCATCcggagctagctagctagctcgaaGTTTCAACATCCATGGTGCTGTAGCGGCCTAGCCACtaggaaggttaattaattgttaGCTCCTGGCTCATCGATCCTGGGCATTTAATTGTCGATTAAATCATGGAAGAACCACCGACCGGAGATATCCTCCTGTATATTGAATGATTTGAGTGGTTAGTATCTCAATCCAGATCTCGATATGATACGCTGATGCAAGCAACTACTGCATGTGCACAGCCGAAGCTTCTCATATCCAGGTCTTGTTTGTTCGCTTGGGTGGGTGGACGTACGGTTCACCTGCTCCGCACACCTAGCTCACGGCAAGCACGCTTGACAGCCAGGGTGACATCCTAATCCTGTCCATCGTTGGGATTCGTGGCAACCCCAAATATACTCTTAAATCATTTTTTCCGTAAGGTAAGACCAACCATATGGTTTATAGAAAAAATTCCGATATAGGAGTATTAGGGTAGTAACCATTTTTCTTATTTCTTATAGGCAACCCACAAACTTGAGTTAGAACTTAACCTTGAAAACAGGTTTCTTTTCTCCACATAATTATTACCCTAGCAACTTATCAAAACCGTCGGGTGGAGGGGATACGGCAGGGCACGTTCTTGCCCATATAATAAAATGTATAattggtattgcgttgttgcaaaggctgggtgtaattggtatcttttaatattaatatattccatttatcgaaaaaataaaATCTATAATGTATAAGATCAACCTGAGGGACACCACACACTCCCTACGTTTTAGtgaataaggcttatatttttctgagaagtcaaaccaagtaagatTTGGTCATACTTTACAAAAGTTAAAATAAATGTAATATTTTATGCATAttgtatgaaaatatatttcatgatgtattcaatgatattaattttgtattttgcaaattaatgattttttttgtaaaaacttggccaaactTTACATGGGTTGACTTTTGAAAAATAATActccttattcattggaatggaggtTTAGGTCTTAAGGTGTGCTTTTAGCACATTGCGGCTAGCGGCTGCCCTTGTACATTTTGACTGACGGAAATTTTGAACTCTGTACTATCCAACCGCGTCTCTCTTCATATATCGATTTCACCGATACAATGTTAGAAGCTCGATAAAAACTACGAAGAACAAAAAAAGAAATCATAACGGGAGACACAAGATTTAGGGTGGAAAACCACATGCGCcatccagcaaaacttcactatattgaagagtgtttacaaacgtcgtCGGTTATCTTGTAAAGAGATCAACCCtaaccggcggcttacaagaggtatatatagacAGTGGCGATGATCTATACCGGcttgggcctcgctccgctcgtcagaagttagtctTTTTATAAATTTGGATCAAAACATAACATGCAACATCTCCATATGTCGACCTAGTGCAACATACTATCTCCACTCGTTCCATTAAGACCACCAATTTCAATGATCATCCACATGATAAGATGAGTTGTTCAAATCTTGCTTATAGCACGAGAAAAGAGAGCAACAACACGCTCAAGCTCACTCACTTCATGCCGTGTCCTGAGTCGAGTTCAAATTATAGTGCTTTGATGAAAGATTAATTTTTTATCTAGTGCACTAACTCCGTAACTCGGTGTATTTTTTTCATAGATTCCTTCGATCGCCCTATAGAGAGGAGAGAACATCCCTATAGAGAGGAGAGAACAGAACAAGTTACATTTTCTTTAACAGAACAAGTTGCATTTGATACGTTGCTTCAAATCATAAGGGACGATAATGTTTTCGGAGAGCATCTCCGCTCGACTGCTCAATTTTGTTCGACTACATACATAAGCGCCAACCGATGGACTACTTTTTGTTTTGGTTACATGCAATCCATTCAACGGTTAACACATGCTGCCAATGTAGCTCATATACAAAGCGACCAGACAACCTCTGTGCGCAACAAGCCAATGGTACTACATTGAAGATTGAACAGAGATCCTCCGTCCCACGAACAGATACGATGCAACTATTGGCTGAGGTACCATGTAtacgatgcatgcatgcatgctgtgCCCGGTACAAAGTACTTAAGATCACATCAATGGAAACAATTGAACGGGGACGCTTTCTAGCAGGTTATTATGGCACTGGGTTTGAGAGCGTGCTTCAACAGCAGTTGCGATGATGGCGGCTAGATTGCGTCCAGGAAGGGCAGGACTGTAACTGTTGGGGATCCCTTCATTTAAGTGAGTGAGATGTGCAGGCTTAGTTGGGAGGCGGGTGAATCTTTGGCACCTTGATTTTCTAGGAGACATCTCTTTCATATGCCTGATCCCCTTTTGGCAGTACAATTACTTCCTGTTTCATGGCAATGGATGTTGCACGCCGTATCATGTCTAGCACACCAATAACTAAGACTGTATAAAGCAGCCCATGGAATCTCCTGTTACAATTGACCAGGGATAGTAATGCAGAACTATGCAGTGACTAATTACTCAGTCCATGCGTGTTTGATGACAATGGTACACTGAATAACTACAGATACTGTGCATTGAGCATGGACATAGGAACATAGGCCATAGCACATAACAGCAGTGTCGAAACAAACAATGTGCTCAATGTCATGATCCATTCTGGGAGGGCATTATCACAAACAAGTCTTCCACTAAGATGAGAGCAGTCGTTGAACTCTTGCAAGAGATGACCAAAGACTAAATCTACCGAAGCATAACGAGCAAAATATCAAACGATTGGGAGATAAATGGCCTTCTTTAGTCATCTTGGGGCTTTGGCTACCTGAGAAAAGCAAGTTATCTTGTTCCGACTGAAAAGCCAGAAGATGAGGTGTTCCAAGCAGCAGGATACACACCTTACTTCTGACAAGAAAAATGCAAACTAGAGAGCATAAGCAGATTACAACTTATACCTTACTACAATATAATGTTGCAAGAGCTACAAGTTAAAACTAAAAGTACACCCATCTGTTATTAATACATCACACATTTGCTGAAGCATCAAACAGTGAGCGAGGCACCATTATCTTCCAGCGAAAGGCTTAGAATCATTGTAGCTGCCTTGGGTGCCCTGAAAAAGAGCAGAAACCGTCCAGTTAATACGATTAGTATCCTGAGATAGCATGGT includes:
- the LOC124687322 gene encoding two-component response regulator ORR2-like, with protein sequence MGAAAGGEGEAVRVLVVDDSPVDRRVVELLLRNHAAGFHVTTVDSGKKAMELLGLNNAQGKRRSIDMVLTDYCMPEMTGYDLLQAIKALGSANPIPVVVMSSENEPQRISRCLTAGAEDYIVKPLRKKDVQRLRNCSAARPATKDAVAADDRRRSWVNAPAPPPRLDTATKKATSEQRPGQLAGLAMASTVDLSQYLQFLFKFILLAYAVLCLTELLHRWSNGGFLSQLP